The Meiothermus sp. genome segment TACTCTCAGCAGCCATACGCCACCGTCCTATTGCACAACGAGGTAAGGAAGCCCGTCCGTTGGAACCCGACGAGTTACCAGGTTCAGCTTTTCAAGTCATTTTAGACGAGTTTACTCGCCTCGGTTACACCTATGTATATGGTCTCCTTAACGCTGCAAATTATGGCGTACCGCAGATACGCGAACGAGTAATTATCATCGGAAGTCGCGATCACGAGCCGATTGCTCTACCCAAACCTACTCACAGCCAGAGCGGATTAGGGCTTCCAAGGTGGCGTACTCTAAGAGAAGCCCTCGCAAACCTACGCGACCCCGAGCCCCTATTTCCACCTTATCCCGATTCGCGCTTGCGATTCCTTCGGCTGATCCCTGAAGGTGGTAACTGGCGAAACTTGCCGCGTGAACTGCTTCCAGAAGCCATGGGAGGGGCGCTTGGCTCCGCTGGAGGGAAGGTAGGCTTCTATCGTCGCTTAGCCTGGGATAAACCGTCTCCTACAATCACAACAAGCCCTGCTCAAAAAGCCACCGATATGTGCCATCCTACTGAATTACGGCCCATTAGCGTCCGTGAGGCTGCGCGTATTCAGGGGTTTCCTGACGACTGGATTTTTTGTGGCTCGATGACCGATCAGTACCGCCAAATTGGAAATGCTGTTCCTCCATGCTTAGGAAAAGCTATTGGGGATTCCATAATTGCAACCATCAAGGGAGAGCATAAATCTACTGCTATTCAGGCTGGACTGTTTGAGCTGGCAAGTTAAACCGCATGCTCAACTTTCCTAAATAAAACCTAAGCATCCAGATGAATTAACACGGGGTAAAAACGTGACCAGCACGTAATTCGCACTATATCTCTTCTTAGACTTCTAACCGTTGACGCCCAAAGAATGGATTGCGACGAAAGGGGTGTCAACCATGCAAAACCTGGGTTCGGGCAAATGGCTTTTAGCGCTGGCAGGTGCGCTGCTGCTCGCGGCTTGTGGCAGCCCCAGCAACTCCACACCCTCCGCAACACCCATCAGCGAAAACATGTCGGTGGAAGAGGCCCGCTCCGTGAGCAACAACCTCGAGCTCCAGGGCCGGGCCCCTGAGCAGCAAGTGGTCTTCGACTTTAGCGGCAAGGTGGAAGAAGGCCCCAGCAAGGACACCACCCTGATGGGCAAATTGACCCTCGAGCTCAAGCCGGTAGGGGGCGGCCACTTTGTATTTATGGGCGCACTGACCGGCACCAACCTGAATGTGCCGGCCAAAGGGGTGCTGACCCGTGGGGGGCGCATCTACATCTTCTTCGAGGTGGACAAGGCCAATAATTTGCTGATTATCGGCACCGGTAAGCGCGAGGCGGGCGGGGTGTTCAAGGGCCCGTTTGTGGGGCCTGCCGCCGGCGACCGGGGCAGTTGGACGGCCACGCCCGTATCGGGGCCGACCCCCATGCCCACCCCCCAGCCGCAAAAGCTCAGCTACGACTTTAGTGGGCTGGTGGAGGATGGCCCGGCCAAGGGGACAAAGCTGGAAGGCAGGCTCAACCTGGAAGTCCGGCTCAAGGAAGGCTACGGACGCTTGGAGGGCAAGCTGGTACTGGCCGATGGCAGCGAGATTCCGGTCAAGGGCGCCCTGGCCGGCGACAAGAAGGTGTTTGTCATCTTTGACCTGGGCAAGGGCGGGCGCATTGTGGGCGAGGGCGACGTCCAGGCCGACAAGAGCATCCAGGGCCCTTTTATCCTAGTGCAGCAAGAGAATGGGCGCACCAGCCTGAGCCAAGGCTCCTGGACGGCCATGCCGATTCCTTAGAGATTGAGGAAGTTAGTGCACAACGGCTCGAGGTTCTGCCTCGAGCCGCCTGCTTGGGCTACCGGGGGGCAACGACCTCGAACGTCGCCGGCGAAACCACCAGGGTGCAGGCTTTGATCAGCACCTTGTTGACCGTGGCCCCTCCGCCAAAGTCCAGGCTCCGCTCATTGCAGGCGCTGGCCCCGGCATAGCCCTGAAGCGAACCCGCCACCCAGCCACCCCCCGAGCCGGCCAGCGAGCCATCGGGGGGAATGCGCCGCGACACGCTGCCAGGGTTGGCAATCAGGTGGGCCAGGGGGGTCTGAGCCGGATTGGTACGGCTAGGGTACAGCTTCAGCGAGCCGTAGTCCGGGGCGCGGTCGATGGCATAGGCCGGGGCCATCTCGAACGACCACTCGACCGCCCCAAGGCGAAGCGGGTTGGGCAGGTTCAGGCGGTAGGGCGCGGGATAGGCCAGCGTCCAGCGGGGCTGGCTGTAGAGGTCATCTGCCGATACGTACGTGGGGAAAAAGCGAGGGTCGAAAAAAGCGTACCAGTTGATCCAGGTCTCGAACAGGGATTCCGTGGGCACCTGCTTCAGGGCGTAGGAGGGGCCAAAGCGGTTGGAAAGCTCCTGGAGCGGCATCCCGTTGAAGGCAATGCGTTGGATGGGGTCGAGGCCGTTGCGCTCGCGGTCGTACCAGGCCGTGGCATAGATGAAGTTGGGCCTGCGCCAGTCGGTGCTCTGGCCGGGGTTCACCACCCAGACCCTAGTGGACTGGAGCACCGCAATATAGGCCTGCCCCTCAATCACCGTGGGGTGGTTGCTCACCAGAAAATTGAGGATTCGATCCTGATCGGTAAAAGGAGCCGTCTGAGCTAGGGCCAGGCCAAACAAAAAGGCACACGCTGCCAAGGACTTTTTCATACCCATACTGTACGCGACCGAACGTCACCCAAACGTCATCGGGAAAACTGGCCGACCTTCAATCCGGCCAATCGCCCACGTTTTCGCGCTCGACTGCGTAGCCGGCTCGCTCGAGGCCCACCACCACCTCGTCGCCGTGGGCCGCATCGCGCACCTCGAGCACCAGCTCCACCCCCACCTTGCCCAGGGGGGCCAGCCAGAGGGCCCGGCGGTGAAAGATGTCGATGATGTTGGCCCCGGCCCCCGCCACCAGGTCGACCACCCGGGCCAGGGCCCCCGGGCGGTCTATGACGGCCAGCTTCAGGAGCAGGTAGCGCCCCTGCCGCACCATGACCTGCTCGATCACGCGGGAGAGCAGGTTGCCGTCGATGTTGCCCCCGCAGAGCACCGTGGCCACGGTCTGCCCGGTCTGGGTGGGCACCTTGCCGGCCAGGATGGCCCCCATCCCGGCGGCCCCGGCCCCCTCCACCACCAGCTTGAGGTTCTGGGCGCAGTGGGCAATTCCTCGGGCGATTTCGTCGTCGGTGACCTCGACCACCTGGTCTACGTACTGCCGGATGAGGGGCAGGGTCAGGTCGCCGGGGCGCTTGACCGCGATGCCATCGGCGATGGTCTGGGCCACCGGCACGCTGACCGGCTCCCCGGCCTTGAGCGAGAGGTTGACCGGTGCACAGCCCACCGCCTGCACCCCCACCAGGCGGGTCTGGGGGCGCAGGCTCTTGACCGCTACGGCAATGCCCCCCATCAGGCCTCCCCCACCGATGGGCACCACCAGCACGTCCAGGTCGGGCAGGGCTTCCAGGAGCTCGAGGCCAATGGTGCCCTGGCCAGCGATGATTTTTTCGTCGTTGAAGGCGTGGACGTAGGTGTAGCCGTGCTGCTGCTGGAGTTCGTGGGCGTGGGCCACCGCATCATCGAAGCTGGTGCCGTACAAGACCACCTCGGCCCCCAGACGGCGGGTCGCCACAATCTTGGTCAGGGGGGCGTGCTGGGGCATCACGATCACCGAGCGGATGCCCTGCATGGCCGCAGCCAGGGCCACCCCCTGGGCGTGGTTGCCCGCCGAAGGGGCAATCACTCCCCGGGCTTTTTCTTCCGGGGTGAGGGCGGCTATTTTGTGGTAGGCTCCGCGAATCTTGAAGGAGCCGCTTTTTTGCAGGCTTTCAGCCTTCACCCACAGCCGCACCCCAAGCTCTTCGGAAGCCAGGGGGTCGGGCAGGGTGGGAGTGGGCGCGATAATCCCGCGGATCACTTCGCGGGCGGCCCGGATGTCCTCGAGTCGAACAGTCATGTGGTGATTGTATCGCTAGTCATGTGGTGATTGTATCGCTAGTGGTCTGGCAACCAAGAATTCAGTATGCACTTCAGTGACTCCCAAATTAGCCGCACATCGCAATTATGGGCAATCATCGGGCTCCAAAACATGCCGTAAAACAAGTTACCAGTGCACTAGAGCAAGCGGGCAACCTCACCAAAGGGAAAAGCGCCGGACTCGAGCCCCCCCGGGGCCACCACCCACAGGGTGGGGAGTTGCGGGGCCTCTGGGGGAAAGTCGCCGTAGCCGTCGGTCAGATACACACACACCCCTTCCGACTGGCGACCTATGCGGTCAAAAAACGGGCGGAAATCGGTGCCGCCGCCCCCCTGGGGCGGGGGGATTTCGTCGCCCGGCTGCAGCACATAGGGGCCGTATAGGGCAGCATCGGCGTAGAAGAGCTGGGCCGTGAGGTGCGGGTAGGCCCCCAGGATGCCCTGTACCTCGCCCAGAAAGCGTTGGATGAGGATATCGTCCACTGAACCCGAGGTATCCACAGCGATGTATACCGGCAGACGCTCGCCCTCGAGGGTCTCCAGGTACCAGCCCCGCCCCACGTGGCGGCGGTCGTAGCCGGCAAAGTCGGTGGGGGTGCGCACCAGAAACCGCCACAGCAGGGTTTTCCAGTCCAGTTCTGGCGGCTGCAAAAGTCCAAAAGCCCGCTCGAGGCCCGCTGGCAGACTGCCCTTGCCCTGGCTACGGGCAACGGCCTGGGCCTGCTGGATGGCTTTCTTCCAGTGCTTCTCGATTGCGGCCTTCTCGGCCTCGCACAGGGCGTCGCTGCCCAGGCGCTTTTTGCCGCGGAACAGCTTACCCTTGTCCTTTGGCTGGCCTTGACCCTCTTTTGCCTCAGCACCTTCGGACTTTGCATCGTTTGGGGGGGCCTCGAGCAAATCCAGTACCACCGGCTCTTGTGGCCTGGGCAACAGAGCGTAGACCTCCTCAACGGCGCGGTGCTCGAGCTCGGTGTTGCGCAGATGCCCCTCCGGCAGGCCGAAGCCGTTGTGCAGCAGGATGCCATTGACCACAATGTCTGCGGCAATGTTCCAGCGCTCCGGGTCGCGGTGCGAGCGGCGGGTCACGTGCAGCAGAGCAGCGTGCAGGACCTCGTGCAGCAGCACCCCATCGAAGTGCTCGTCGGAAAGGGCCGCCATGAAGCGGGGGTTGTAGAAAACGTCGCGCCCATCGGTGGCTGCGGTGGGGAGTTCCAGGCTGGGCCGGTAGTGGGCAAAGAGGGCCAGGGTGGCCAAAAAGGGCGAGCGCTTGCGCAGGCGAAACAGGCTGGCGCTGATACGGCGGTCGAGCACGGGCGGTGCAGTGGGAATCCGGGATGGAGGGTTCTTTTCGACTTCGGACATTTCAACCTCGCGCAAGTCGTCTGGATTATGAACCGCCAGCCCTCGATCTTAGACGCTCTACGGCCCTGTTCCGCACCAGTCGGTTGCCGTCCTGGGCCAAGCGCTCCAGCACTGTGGCGGGCGTATTGGGGTTCTGGGCCACCGCGTAGCGCACCAGCCACTCCGGGG includes the following:
- a CDS encoding DNA cytosine methyltransferase, producing the protein MHRLSHISLFSGAMGLDLGLEQAGFETRAFVELDPMAHLTIYHNLDRLGRKAVVFEDVTQVTAKDLLDATNLQVGEVTLVSGGPPCQPFSTAGRRTAIQDPRGSLFRDFVRLIEGIRPRFFVMENVRGLLSAAIRHRPIAQRGKEARPLEPDELPGSAFQVILDEFTRLGYTYVYGLLNAANYGVPQIRERVIIIGSRDHEPIALPKPTHSQSGLGLPRWRTLREALANLRDPEPLFPPYPDSRLRFLRLIPEGGNWRNLPRELLPEAMGGALGSAGGKVGFYRRLAWDKPSPTITTSPAQKATDMCHPTELRPISVREAARIQGFPDDWIFCGSMTDQYRQIGNAVPPCLGKAIGDSIIATIKGEHKSTAIQAGLFELAS
- the ilvA gene encoding threonine ammonia-lyase, producing MTVRLEDIRAAREVIRGIIAPTPTLPDPLASEELGVRLWVKAESLQKSGSFKIRGAYHKIAALTPEEKARGVIAPSAGNHAQGVALAAAMQGIRSVIVMPQHAPLTKIVATRRLGAEVVLYGTSFDDAVAHAHELQQQHGYTYVHAFNDEKIIAGQGTIGLELLEALPDLDVLVVPIGGGGLMGGIAVAVKSLRPQTRLVGVQAVGCAPVNLSLKAGEPVSVPVAQTIADGIAVKRPGDLTLPLIRQYVDQVVEVTDDEIARGIAHCAQNLKLVVEGAGAAGMGAILAGKVPTQTGQTVATVLCGGNIDGNLLSRVIEQVMVRQGRYLLLKLAVIDRPGALARVVDLVAGAGANIIDIFHRRALWLAPLGKVGVELVLEVRDAAHGDEVVVGLERAGYAVERENVGDWPD
- a CDS encoding VWA-like domain-containing protein, translating into MSEVEKNPPSRIPTAPPVLDRRISASLFRLRKRSPFLATLALFAHYRPSLELPTAATDGRDVFYNPRFMAALSDEHFDGVLLHEVLHAALLHVTRRSHRDPERWNIAADIVVNGILLHNGFGLPEGHLRNTELEHRAVEEVYALLPRPQEPVVLDLLEAPPNDAKSEGAEAKEGQGQPKDKGKLFRGKKRLGSDALCEAEKAAIEKHWKKAIQQAQAVARSQGKGSLPAGLERAFGLLQPPELDWKTLLWRFLVRTPTDFAGYDRRHVGRGWYLETLEGERLPVYIAVDTSGSVDDILIQRFLGEVQGILGAYPHLTAQLFYADAALYGPYVLQPGDEIPPPQGGGGTDFRPFFDRIGRQSEGVCVYLTDGYGDFPPEAPQLPTLWVVAPGGLESGAFPFGEVARLL